One part of the Paramormyrops kingsleyae isolate MSU_618 chromosome 2, PKINGS_0.4, whole genome shotgun sequence genome encodes these proteins:
- the git2a gene encoding ARF GTPase-activating protein GIT2a isoform X4, whose protein sequence is MVQMLYNNGANSIWEHSLLDPASVMSGKRKAIPQDKVHPNKTEFIKAKYQMLAFVHRMPCRDDDSFTAKDLSKQLHSSVRTGNLETCLRLLSLGAQANFFHPEKGNTPLHVAAKAGQVSQVELLTVYGADPGAPDSNGKTPIDYARQAGHHDLADRLVEIQYELTDRLAFYLCGRKPDHKNGQHFIIPQMADSSQDLSELAKAAKKKLQSLSNHLFEELAMDVYDEVDRRETDAVWLATQNHSTLVTETTVVPFLPVNPEYSSTRNQGRQKLARFNAHEFATLVIDILSDAKRRQQGSSVTSPKENVELILKSVSSRHGSEGQDNDQPDYDSVASDEDTDPDAPTGKGNRTKSVDSDLSDGPITVQEFLEVKNALSASEAKIKQLMKVNSSLSEELRLMQKKLQSLQSENTSLRRQVTANTYQAPPGGSEQPDPAGPAGPKRCPTVRGSRPMSMYETGSGLKPYLPKGEAPYPEESVSTPQPLPPHIGRGAFVTSSSLPSFPSTLSWSRDETTQRTSELEKQSSMPDSDYDNTANNVEPEDSGLIRRGKLRSAEPDDEQVEPDPTLPSTEDVIRKTEQITKNIQELLRAAQENKHESFIPCSERIHVAVTEMAALFPKRPRSETVRGSLRLLTSSAFRLQCECKAAAVPEGGTMPDTQLVTQQVIQCAYDIAKAAKQLVTITTKENSI, encoded by the exons ATGGTTCAGATGCTATACAACAATGGGGCAAATTCAATATGGGAGCACTCTTTGCTGGACCCAGCTTCCGTCATGAGCGGGAAGCGGAAGGCCATCCCTCAGGACAAAGTGCA CCCAAACAAAACGGAGTTTATAAAAGCCAAATACCAAATGCTTGCGTTTGTCCATCGCATGCCGTGCCGAGATGATGACAGCTTTACGGCCAAGGACCTCAGCAAG CAATTACACTCGAGTGTGCGAACTGGTAATCTGGAGACGTGTCTGAGGTTACTGTCCCTGGGAGCCCAGGCCAATTTCTTCCACCCG GAAAAAGGGAACACTCCACTGCACGTGGCTGCCAAGGCAGGCCAAGTCTCCCAGGTAGAGCTGCTTACGGTTTATGGTGCTGACCCAGGGGCTCCGGACAGCAACGGCAAAACGCCAATCGACTATGCAAG ACAAGCAGGGCACCATGACTTGGCCGACAGGCTGGTGGAGATTCAGTATGAGCTTACAGACAGGTTGGCGTTTTACCtgtgtgggaggaaaccag ATCACAAAAATGGACAGCACTTCATTATCCCCCAGATGGCCGACAG CAGTCAGGATTTATCGGAATTGGCAAAagctgcaaaaaaaaagctCCAGTCT CTCAGCAATCACCTCTTTGAAGAGCTGGCGATGGACGTGTACGACGAGGTGGACAGGAGGGAGACAGACGCCG TATGGCTGGCCACTCAGAACCACAGTACCCTGGTGACGGAAACAACAGTGGTGCCTTTCCTTCCTGTGAACCCAGAGTACTCGTCAACAAGAAATCAG GGACGACAGAAACTCGCCAGGTTCAATGCGCACGAGTTTGCGACGCTTGTCATCGACATCTTGAGCGACGCCAAACGCCGGCAGCAGGGGAGCTCAGTCACCAGTCCCAAAG AAAATGTGGAGCTAATTTTGAAGAGCGTGAGCAGCAGGCATGGAAGCGAAGGCCAGGACAATGACCAGCCGGACTATGACAGTGTGGCATCGGACGAGGACACAGATCCGGATGCTCCTACTGGGAAAGGAAACCGGACCAAG AGCGTGGACTCAGACCTGTCGGACGGGCCCATCACAGTGCAGGAGTTCCTGGAGGTGAAGAATGCTCTGTCAGCCTCAGAGGCCAAGATTAAGCAGCTGATGAAGGTGAACAGCAGCCTGAGCGAGGAGCTGCGGCTCATGCAGAAAAAG CTTCAGTCACTGCAAAGCGAGAACACGTCTCTAAGGCGGCAGGTCACAGCCAATACGTATCAGGCCCCCCCCGGTGGTTCTGAGCAGCCCGACCCCGCCGGCCCCGCAGGCCCGAAACGCTGCCCAACCGTGCGCGGCAGCCGGCCCATGTCTATGTATGAGACCGGCTCGGGTCTGAAGCCCTATCTCCCCAAGGGAGAAGCCCCCTACCCAGAAGAGAGTGTTTCCACTCCGCAGCCCCTCCCACCTCAT ATCGGGAGGGGTGCTTTTGTCACCTCCTCATCCCTCCCCTCGTTTCCCTCCACCCTCTCCTGGTCACGGGACGAGACCACACAAAGG ACCTCCGAGCTGGAGAAGCAGAGCAGCATGCCGGACAGTGACTATGACAACACGGCCAACAATGTGGAGCCAGAAGATTCGGG GCTCATTCGGAGAGGCAAACTAAGGAGCGCCGAGCCGGACGACGAGCAGGTGGAGCCGGACCCCACCCTGCCCAGCACCGAAGACGTCATCCGCAAGACGGAGCAGATCACAAAGAACATCCAGGAGCTGCTGCGGGCCGCCCAGGAGAACAAGCACGAGAG CTTCATACCGTGCTCAGAAAGAATACATGTGGCTGTGACGGAAATGGCTGCCCTCTTCCCCAAG AGGCCGCGCTCGGAGACAGTGCGGGGCTCCCTGCGCCTGCTCACCTCCAGCGCCTTCCGGCTGCAGTGCGAGTGCAAGGCAGCAGCGGTGCCAGAGGGGGGGACGATGCCCGACACACAGCTGGTCACCCAGCAGGTCATCCAGTGCGCCTACGACATCGCTAAGGCTGCCAAGCAGCTGGTCACCATCACCACCAAAGAGAACAGCATCTAA
- the git2a gene encoding ARF GTPase-activating protein GIT2a isoform X7, whose protein sequence is MSKRVRNSEVCADCSGPEPRWASVNRGVLICDECCSVHRSLGRHSSQVRHLTHTPWPPTQLQMVQMLYNNGANSIWEHSLLDPASVMSGKRKAIPQDKVHPNKTEFIKAKYQMLAFVHRMPCRDDDSFTAKDLSKQLHSSVRTGNLETCLRLLSLGAQANFFHPEKGNTPLHVAAKAGQVSQVELLTVYGADPGAPDSNGKTPIDYARQAGHHDLADRLVEIQYELTDRLAFYLCGRKPDHKNGQHFIIPQMADSSQDLSELAKAAKKKLQSLSNHLFEELAMDVYDEVDRRETDAVWLATQNHSTLVTETTVVPFLPVNPEYSSTRNQGRQKLARFNAHEFATLVIDILSDAKRRQQGSSVTSPKENVELILKSVSSRHGSEGQDNDQPDYDSVASDEDTDPDAPTGKGNRTKSVDSDLSDGPITVQEFLEVKNALSASEAKIKQLMKVNSSLSEELRLMQKKAEVLA, encoded by the exons ATGTCGAAACGGGTCCGGAACAGCGAGGTCTGCGCCGACTGCAGCGGTCCGG AACCTCGCTGGGCGTCCGTGAACCGAGGCGTGCTGATATGCGACGAGTGCTGCAGCGTCCACCGGAGCCTGGGCCGCCACAGCTCGCAGGTTCGCCACCTGACACACACGCCCTGGCCACCCACTCAGCTGCAG ATGGTTCAGATGCTATACAACAATGGGGCAAATTCAATATGGGAGCACTCTTTGCTGGACCCAGCTTCCGTCATGAGCGGGAAGCGGAAGGCCATCCCTCAGGACAAAGTGCA CCCAAACAAAACGGAGTTTATAAAAGCCAAATACCAAATGCTTGCGTTTGTCCATCGCATGCCGTGCCGAGATGATGACAGCTTTACGGCCAAGGACCTCAGCAAG CAATTACACTCGAGTGTGCGAACTGGTAATCTGGAGACGTGTCTGAGGTTACTGTCCCTGGGAGCCCAGGCCAATTTCTTCCACCCG GAAAAAGGGAACACTCCACTGCACGTGGCTGCCAAGGCAGGCCAAGTCTCCCAGGTAGAGCTGCTTACGGTTTATGGTGCTGACCCAGGGGCTCCGGACAGCAACGGCAAAACGCCAATCGACTATGCAAG ACAAGCAGGGCACCATGACTTGGCCGACAGGCTGGTGGAGATTCAGTATGAGCTTACAGACAGGTTGGCGTTTTACCtgtgtgggaggaaaccag ATCACAAAAATGGACAGCACTTCATTATCCCCCAGATGGCCGACAG CAGTCAGGATTTATCGGAATTGGCAAAagctgcaaaaaaaaagctCCAGTCT CTCAGCAATCACCTCTTTGAAGAGCTGGCGATGGACGTGTACGACGAGGTGGACAGGAGGGAGACAGACGCCG TATGGCTGGCCACTCAGAACCACAGTACCCTGGTGACGGAAACAACAGTGGTGCCTTTCCTTCCTGTGAACCCAGAGTACTCGTCAACAAGAAATCAG GGACGACAGAAACTCGCCAGGTTCAATGCGCACGAGTTTGCGACGCTTGTCATCGACATCTTGAGCGACGCCAAACGCCGGCAGCAGGGGAGCTCAGTCACCAGTCCCAAAG AAAATGTGGAGCTAATTTTGAAGAGCGTGAGCAGCAGGCATGGAAGCGAAGGCCAGGACAATGACCAGCCGGACTATGACAGTGTGGCATCGGACGAGGACACAGATCCGGATGCTCCTACTGGGAAAGGAAACCGGACCAAG AGCGTGGACTCAGACCTGTCGGACGGGCCCATCACAGTGCAGGAGTTCCTGGAGGTGAAGAATGCTCTGTCAGCCTCAGAGGCCAAGATTAAGCAGCTGATGAAGGTGAACAGCAGCCTGAGCGAGGAGCTGCGGCTCATGCAGAAAAAG gctGAGGTCTTGGCTTAA
- the git2a gene encoding ARF GTPase-activating protein GIT2a isoform X2: protein MSKRVRNSEVCADCSGPEPRWASVNRGVLICDECCSVHRSLGRHSSQVRHLTHTPWPPTQLQMVQMLYNNGANSIWEHSLLDPASVMSGKRKAIPQDKVHPNKTEFIKAKYQMLAFVHRMPCRDDDSFTAKDLSKQLHSSVRTGNLETCLRLLSLGAQANFFHPEKGNTPLHVAAKAGQVSQVELLTVYGADPGAPDSNGKTPIDYARQAGHHDLADRLVEIQYELTDRLAFYLCGRKPDHKNGQHFIIPQMADSSQDLSELAKAAKKKLQSLSNHLFEELAMDVYDEVDRRETDAVWLATQNHSTLVTETTVVPFLPVNPEYSSTRNQGRQKLARFNAHEFATLVIDILSDAKRRQQGSSVTSPKENVELILKSVSSRHGSEGQDNDQPDYDSVASDEDTDPDAPTGKGNRTKSVDSDLSDGPITVQEFLEVKNALSASEAKIKQLMKVNSSLSEELRLMQKKLQSLQSENTSLRRQVTANTYQAPPGGSEQPDPAGPAGPKRCPTVRGSRPMSMYETGSGLKPYLPKGEAPYPEESVSTPQPLPPHIGRGAFVTSSSLPSFPSTLSWSRDETTQRTSELEKQSSMPDSDYDNTANNVEPEDSGLIRRGKLRSAEPDDEQVEPDPTLPSTEDVIRKTEQITKNIQELLRAAQENKHERPCERESEGPRRLRHSLGCFGTLVPWVEKDPPLAPLGPQRPDPASWYSGLCPCLPVQSIPPVYHKAKPRGCDLSASYRAQKEYMWL from the exons ATGTCGAAACGGGTCCGGAACAGCGAGGTCTGCGCCGACTGCAGCGGTCCGG AACCTCGCTGGGCGTCCGTGAACCGAGGCGTGCTGATATGCGACGAGTGCTGCAGCGTCCACCGGAGCCTGGGCCGCCACAGCTCGCAGGTTCGCCACCTGACACACACGCCCTGGCCACCCACTCAGCTGCAG ATGGTTCAGATGCTATACAACAATGGGGCAAATTCAATATGGGAGCACTCTTTGCTGGACCCAGCTTCCGTCATGAGCGGGAAGCGGAAGGCCATCCCTCAGGACAAAGTGCA CCCAAACAAAACGGAGTTTATAAAAGCCAAATACCAAATGCTTGCGTTTGTCCATCGCATGCCGTGCCGAGATGATGACAGCTTTACGGCCAAGGACCTCAGCAAG CAATTACACTCGAGTGTGCGAACTGGTAATCTGGAGACGTGTCTGAGGTTACTGTCCCTGGGAGCCCAGGCCAATTTCTTCCACCCG GAAAAAGGGAACACTCCACTGCACGTGGCTGCCAAGGCAGGCCAAGTCTCCCAGGTAGAGCTGCTTACGGTTTATGGTGCTGACCCAGGGGCTCCGGACAGCAACGGCAAAACGCCAATCGACTATGCAAG ACAAGCAGGGCACCATGACTTGGCCGACAGGCTGGTGGAGATTCAGTATGAGCTTACAGACAGGTTGGCGTTTTACCtgtgtgggaggaaaccag ATCACAAAAATGGACAGCACTTCATTATCCCCCAGATGGCCGACAG CAGTCAGGATTTATCGGAATTGGCAAAagctgcaaaaaaaaagctCCAGTCT CTCAGCAATCACCTCTTTGAAGAGCTGGCGATGGACGTGTACGACGAGGTGGACAGGAGGGAGACAGACGCCG TATGGCTGGCCACTCAGAACCACAGTACCCTGGTGACGGAAACAACAGTGGTGCCTTTCCTTCCTGTGAACCCAGAGTACTCGTCAACAAGAAATCAG GGACGACAGAAACTCGCCAGGTTCAATGCGCACGAGTTTGCGACGCTTGTCATCGACATCTTGAGCGACGCCAAACGCCGGCAGCAGGGGAGCTCAGTCACCAGTCCCAAAG AAAATGTGGAGCTAATTTTGAAGAGCGTGAGCAGCAGGCATGGAAGCGAAGGCCAGGACAATGACCAGCCGGACTATGACAGTGTGGCATCGGACGAGGACACAGATCCGGATGCTCCTACTGGGAAAGGAAACCGGACCAAG AGCGTGGACTCAGACCTGTCGGACGGGCCCATCACAGTGCAGGAGTTCCTGGAGGTGAAGAATGCTCTGTCAGCCTCAGAGGCCAAGATTAAGCAGCTGATGAAGGTGAACAGCAGCCTGAGCGAGGAGCTGCGGCTCATGCAGAAAAAG CTTCAGTCACTGCAAAGCGAGAACACGTCTCTAAGGCGGCAGGTCACAGCCAATACGTATCAGGCCCCCCCCGGTGGTTCTGAGCAGCCCGACCCCGCCGGCCCCGCAGGCCCGAAACGCTGCCCAACCGTGCGCGGCAGCCGGCCCATGTCTATGTATGAGACCGGCTCGGGTCTGAAGCCCTATCTCCCCAAGGGAGAAGCCCCCTACCCAGAAGAGAGTGTTTCCACTCCGCAGCCCCTCCCACCTCAT ATCGGGAGGGGTGCTTTTGTCACCTCCTCATCCCTCCCCTCGTTTCCCTCCACCCTCTCCTGGTCACGGGACGAGACCACACAAAGG ACCTCCGAGCTGGAGAAGCAGAGCAGCATGCCGGACAGTGACTATGACAACACGGCCAACAATGTGGAGCCAGAAGATTCGGG GCTCATTCGGAGAGGCAAACTAAGGAGCGCCGAGCCGGACGACGAGCAGGTGGAGCCGGACCCCACCCTGCCCAGCACCGAAGACGTCATCCGCAAGACGGAGCAGATCACAAAGAACATCCAGGAGCTGCTGCGGGCCGCCCAGGAGAACAAGCACGAGAG ACCGTGTGAGCGTGAGAGCGAGGGCCCCCGTCGTCTCAGGCACAGCCTGGGCTGCTTCGGCACCCTGGTGCCCTGGGTCGAGAAGGACCCCCCCCTGGCACCCCTGGGCCCCCAGCGGCCTGATCCGGCCTCCTGGTACTCTGGCCTCTGCCCCTGCCTCCCAG TTCAAAGCATCCCACCTGTGTATCACAAAGCAAAGCCAAGGGGGTGTGACCTCTCAG CTTCATACCGTGCTCAGAAAGAATACATGTGGCTGTGA